A part of Scophthalmus maximus strain ysfricsl-2021 chromosome 20, ASM2237912v1, whole genome shotgun sequence genomic DNA contains:
- the myo5b gene encoding unconventional myosin-Vb isoform X1, with protein sequence MTSDYYPYSQFTRVWIPDPDDVWAAAEITRDYKEGESLLHLKLEDETPLDYPVGQKSNPLPFLRNPDILVGENDLTALSYLHEPAVLHNLRVRFLESNHIYTYCGIVLVAINPYEQLQIYGEEVINAYSGQNMGDMDPHIFAVAEEAYKQMGRDERNQSIIVSGESGAGKTVSAKYAMRFFATVGGSANDTNVEEKVLASSPIMEAIGNAKTTRNDNSSRFGKYIQIGFSRNFHIIGANMRTYLLEKSRVVFQAEDERNYHIFYQLCASATLPEFKDLGLTSAEAFTYTSLGENIFIEGVNDAEDLKKTREAFTLLGVKENSQSNIFKIMASILHLGNVEICSERDGESCHISKDDPHLQHFCRLLGVELQQMEQWLCRRKLATSSETYVKTMSSKQATNARDALAKHIYARMFDWIVEHINMSLQTSAKQHSFIGVLDIYGFETFEINSFEQFCINYANEKLQQQFNSHVFKLEQEEYMKEQIPWTLIDFYDNQPCIDLIEARLGVLDLLDEECKVPKGTDLNWAQKLYTQHGSRDQFQKPRMSNSSFIIIHFADKVEYQCEGFLEKNRDTVYEEQINILKASQFQLVADLFHEKGDAPSSKSSRVNVRPAKPTPRGPNKEHRKTVGHQFRSSLHLLMETLNATTPHYVRCIKPNDVKEAFSFDSRRAVQQLRACGVLETIRISAAGYPSRWTYPDFFSRYRVLMRKSDVTSSDKKQVCKNLLEILIKDPDMFQFGKTKIFFRAGQVAYLEKLRADKFRAACIKIQKTVRGWLQRVRYQKIQRLAVTLQRYGRGYLARRHAEFLRRTRAALVCQKQFRMVRDRRAFLRVRQAVVTIQAHARGMFTRRIYWEFLLHHKAMIIQRCVRGWLQRKKFRRARNAAIIIQCGFRRTHAKKELKQLKIEARSAQHLKNLNSGMENKIVQLQRKIDDQSKELRTQNEQLKVVNVGLGSEVNKLQKQLEQVRGQRGDSGQLTSLQEELERLRAELQEAHAHRKRLEEEHGSEKLDLQQRVKELETENSLLKSEKEELNQRIRQKEKISAEDGSSREVSLQKELDLERQRYQNQLKEFSRLEQRCENLKEELSLSKFHPGHRRNPSNQSSLESDSNYPSVSTSEVGDTEDAVQLVEELGVEKAAMDISLFMKLQKRVRELEQERKRLQSSVDKMEEVTKRRGSEAKSPTSERETADLAYDNLKRQELESENKKLKNDLNVLRKSISERAAQNNSSNELQDGYNVLLSQLRAANEELDARKEEVIILKTQIVSNAQRQEMNQQQQSNNVPGVPEIPEDKDEAVRAYQGLTEAKRQQDSWYVNEDGELSLAYQGLKQVARLLEAQLQSQTRQHSDELEALHTQIELLKLDIEKKQEILNYTSSLSPEAQVEFSVQQEITRLTNDNLDLKELVEKLEKNERKLKKQLRIYMKKVQELEASQAAALSRRSRPELSRQVTVQRKEKDFEGMLEFYKEDEALLVKTLITDMKPGSVSATVPCLPAYILFMCIRHADYVNDDQKVESLLTSAINAIKKVLKKNSEDFETTSFWLANTSRLLHCLKQYSGDEAFMTQNTSKQNEHCLKNFDLAEYRQVLSDLSIQIYQQLIKVSEGTIQPMIVSAMLESESIPSLAGVKPMGYRNRSSSMDTEGGGPSSYTLEALIRQLGQFHSIMRDHGLDPEIVGQVVRQLFHCINAVTLNNLLLRKDVCSWSTGMQLRYNTSQMEEWLRANNLYQSKAAATLESIIQAAQLLQVKKKTSQDAEAICSLCSALTTQQIVKVLNLYTPLNEFEERVTVSFIRTIQNRLQERNDPLQLLVDTKHTFPVLFPYTPSALSLETLHIPASLGLDFLIRV encoded by the exons TGGACCCTCACATATTCGCTGTGGCTGAAGAGGCGTACAAGCAGATGGGGAG AGACGAGAGGAATCAGTCCATCATCGTCAGCGGAGAATCCGGAGCAGGGAAGACGGTTTCTGCGAAGTACGCCATGCGTTTCTTTGCCACAGTCGGAGGTTCAGCCAACGACACGAACGTGGAGGAGAAGGTGCTCGCATCCAGCCCCATCATGGAG GCCATTGGAAACGCCAAAACCACCCGGAATGACAACAGCAGTCGCTTTGGAAAGTACATCCAGATCGGTTTCAGCCGAAACTTCCACATCATCGGGGCCAACATGCGGACGTACCTGCTGGAGAAGTCTCGTGTGGTGTTCCAG GCGGAGGATGAGAGGAACTATCACATCTTCTATCAGCTCTGCGCCTCGGCCACTTTACCAGAGTTCAAAGACCTCGGCCTCA CCAGCGCAGAAGCCTTCACCTACACGTCGTTAGGGGAGAACATCTTCATCGAGGGAGTGAACGACGCCGAGGACTTGAAGAAGACCAGAGAGGCGTTTACACTGCTGG GTGTGAAGGAGAACAGTCAGAGCAACATCTTCAAAATAATGGCGTCCATCCTTCACCTGGGGAACGTGGAGATCTGCTCCGAGAGGGACGGAGAGTCGTGTCACATCTCG AAGGACGACCCCCACCTGCAGCACTTCTGCAGGCTGCTGGGggtagagctgcagcagatggaGCAGTGGCTCTGTCGCAGGAAGTTGGCCACCTCCTCCGAGACGTACGTGAAGACCATGTCCAGCAAACAGGCGACCAACGCCCGCGACGCGCTCGCCAAGCACATCTACGCTCGCATGTTCGACTGGATCGTGGAGCACATCAACATGTCCCTGCAGACGTCCGCCAAGCAGCACTCGTTCATCGGCGTCCTGGACATTTACGG GTTCGAGACGTTTGAGATCAACAGTTTTGAACAGTTCTGCATCAACTACGCCAACGAGAAACTTCAGCAGCAGTTTAACTCG CATGTGTTTAAGTTGGAGCAGGAGGAGTACATGAAGGAGCAGATTCCCTGGACTCTGATCGACTTTTATGATAATCAGCCGTGTATCGATCTGATCGAGGCTCGACTCGGCGTCCTGGACCTGCTGGACGAGGAGTGTAAG GTTCCGAAGGGAACGGACCTGAACTGGGCCCAGAAGCTCTACACACAGCACGGCAGCAGAGACCAGTTCCAGAAGCCTCGAATGTCCAACTCCTCCTTCATCATCATACACTTTGCTGACAAG GTGGAGTATCAGTGCGAAGGCTTCCTGGAGAAGAACCGCGACACGGTGTACGAGGAGCAGATCAACATCCTGAAGGCCAGtcag TTTCAGCTCGTAGCGGATCTGTTCCACGAGAAGGGCGACGCCCCCTCCTCCAAGAGCTCCAGGGTGAACGTCCGCCCGGCAAAGCCGACGCCCCGAGGGCCCAACAAGGAGCACAGGAAGACCGTGGGACACCAG TTCCGCAGCTCTCTGCATCTCCTCATGGAGACGCTGAACGCCACCACGCCGCACTACGTCCGCTGCATCAAACCCAACGACGTCAAGGAGGCCTTCTC gttcGACTCGAGGCGAGCGGTGCAGCAGCTCCGGGCGTGTGGCGTCCTGGAGACGATCAGGATCAGCGCCGCAGGATATCCGTCCAG GTGGACGTACCCGGACTTCTTCAGCAGGTATCGAGTGTTGATGAGGAAATCTGACGTGACGTCGTCCGACAAGAAGCAGGTTTGTAAGAACCTGCTGGAGATTCTCATCAAG GATCCCGACATGTTCCAGTTCGGAAAGACGAAGATCTTCTTCCGGGCGGGTCAGGTGGCGTACCTGGAGAAGCTCCGCGCGGATAAGTTCCGCGCCGCCTGCATCAAGATCCAGAAGACAGTCCGAGGCTGGCTGCAGAGAGTTCGATACCAGAAGATCCAAAGGTTGGCCGTCACCCTGCAGAGATACGGCCGCGGATACCTGGCCCGCAG ACACGCTGAGTTCCTGCGTCGCACTCGAGCGGCACTCGTCTGTCAGAAACAGTTCCGCatggtgagagacagacgggcCTTTCTGAGAGTGAGACAGGCGGTCGTCACCATCCAGGCGCACGCCAGAGGGATGTTCACCCGCAGGATCTACTGGGAG TTCCTCCTGCACCACAAGGCCATGATCATCCAGCGGTGCGTCCGCGGctggctgcagaggaagaagttCAGACGGGCGCGAAACGCCGCCATCATCATCCAGTGTGGGTtcagacgcacgcacgcgaAGAAGGAACTCAAACAGCTGAAGATCGAGGCTCGGTCAGCCCAGCACCTGAAGAACCTCAACTCTGGGATGGAGAACAAGATCGtccagctgcagaggaagatcGACGACCAG TCCAAAGAGCTCCGGACTCAGAATGAGCAGCTGAAGGTGGTGAACGTCGGTCTGGGCTCCGAGGTCAACAAGCTGCagaagcagctggagcaggtcaggggtcagcgcGGCGACAGTGGTCAGCTGACGtcgctgcaggaggagctggagcgtcTGAGGGCGGAGCTACAGGAGGCGCACGCCCACAGGAagcggctggaggaggagcacgGCAGCGAGAAGCTCGACCTGCAGCAG agggtgaaggagctggagacagAAAACTCTCTGCTGAAGAGCGAGAAGGAAGAACTGAACCAGAGGATCCGCCAGAAGGAGAAGATCTCAGCAG aggacgGCAGCAGTCGAGAGGTGTCTCTGCAGAAGGAGCTGGACTTGGAGCGGCAGCGGTACCAGAACCAGCTCAAAGAGTTCTCCAGACTGGAGCAGAGATGCGAGAACCTGAAGGAGGAGCTGTCCCTGAGCAAG TTTCACCCGGGTCACCGGAGGAACccgtccaatcagagcagcctgGAGTCGGACTCCAACTACCCGTCTGTCTCCACGTCGGAGGTGGGAGACACGGAGGACGCGGTCCAGCTGGTGGAg GAGTTGGGCGTGGAGAAAGCAGCGATGGACATCAGTCTGTTCATGAAGCTGCAGAAACGAGTCCGTGAGctagagcaggagaggaagaggctgcAAAGCAGCGTGGACAAGATGGAGGAGGTCACCAAACGCAGG GGCTCCGAGGCCAAGAGTCCCACCTCCGAGCGGGAAACTGCAGATCTGGCCTACGATAATCTCAAG CGACAGGAGCTGGAGTCGGAGAACAAGAAACTGAAGAACGACCTGAACGTGTTGAGGAAGTCCATCTCCGAGCGCGCGGCTCAGAACAACTCGTCCAACGAGCTGCAGGACGGATACAACGTGCTGCTCAGTCAGCTGAGAGCAGCCAATGAGGAGCTGGACGCTCGCAAGGAGGAAGTGATCATCCTCAAGACTCAGATCGTCAGCAACGCCCAGCGACAGGAGATGAACCAGCAGCAG CAGAGTAACAATGTTCCTGGGGTTCCTGAGATTCCTGAGGACAAAGACGAGGCTGTCAGAGCCTATCAGGGACTGACGGAGGCCAAGAG ACAGCAGGACAGCTGGTATGTGAATGAAGATGGAGAGTTGTCGTTGGCGTATCAGGGCCTCAAACAAGTTGCCAg gctgTTGGAGGCGCAGCTGCAGTCTCAGACCCGTCAGCACTCAGATGAGTTGGAGGCTCTACACACTCAGATCGAGCTTCTGAAGTTGGACATCGAGAAGAAGCAGGAGATCCTGAACTACACCAGCTCCTTGTCTCCTGAGGCTCAGGTGGAGTTCAGTGTCCAGCAGGAGATCACACGCCTCACCAACGACAACCTG GACCtcaaggagctggtggagaaacTGGAGAAGAACGAGAGGAAACTGAAGAAGCAGCTCAGGATCTACATGAAGAAGGTCCAGGAGTTAGAGG CCTCTCAGGCTGCAGCTCTGAGCAGGAGGTCCAGACCTGAGCTGAGTCGTCAGGTCACTGtccagaggaaagagaaggactTTGAGGGAATGTTGGAGTTTTACAAGGAGGACGAAGCTCTGCTGGTCAAGACCCTGATCACTG acatgaagcCCGGCTCAGTGTCGGCGACCGTCCCCTGCCTCCCGGCCTACATCCTGTTCATGTGCATCCGCCACGCCGACTACGTCAACGACGACCAGAAGGTGGAGTCTCTACTCACGTCCGCCATCAACGCCATCAAGAAGGTTCTGAAG AAGAACAGCGAGGACTTTGAGACAACGTCCTTCTGGCTCGCCAACACCAGTCGTCTGCTCCACTGCCTGAAGCAGTACAGCGGTGACGAG GCGTTCATGACCCAGAACACGAGCAAACAAAACGAACACTGTCTGAAGAACTTCGACCTGGCGGAGTATCGACAGGTTCTGAGCGATCTGTCGATCCAGATCTACCAACAGCTCATCAAGGTGTCGGAGGGAACCATCCAGCCTATGATCG TGTCGGCCATGTTGGAGAGCGAGAGCATCCCCAGCCTGGCGGGCGTGAAGCCAATGGGCTATAGGAACCGTTCATCCAGCATGGACACGGAGGGTGGCGGCCCCAGCAGCTACACCCTGGAGGCACTGATCCGTCAACTGGGACAGTTTCACAGCATCATGAGGGACCACGGCCTGGACCCCGAGATCGTGGGTCAGGTGGTCCGACAGCTGTTCCACTGCATCAACGCCGTTACCCTCAACAACCTGCTGCTGCGCAAGGACGTCTGCTCCTGGAGCACCGGCATGCAACTCAG GTACAACACCAGTCAGATGGAGGAGTGGCTCAGGGCAAACAACTTGTACCAGAGTAAAGCTGCAGCGACTCTGGAGTCGATCATTCAGGCggctcagctgctgcaggtgaagaagaagacgtcTCAGGACGCTGAGGCCATCTGCTCGCTGTGCTCCGCCCTCACCACGCAGCAG ATCGTGAAGGTTCTGAATCTCTACACGCCGCTCAACGAGTTTGAGGAAAGAGTCACGGTGTCGTTCATCAGAACCATCCAG AATCGTCTTCAGGAGAGAAACGATCCTCTGCAGTTGCTGGTCGACACCAAACACACTTTCCCTGTCCTCTTCCCCTACACTCCGTCGGCGCTCAGCCTGGAGACGCTGCACATCCCCGCCTCCCTTGGCCTGGACTTCCTCATCAGGGTCTGA
- the myo5b gene encoding unconventional myosin-Vb isoform X3 codes for MTSDYYPYSQFTRVWIPDPDDVWAAAEITRDYKEGESLLHLKLEDETPLDYPVGQKSNPLPFLRNPDILVGENDLTALSYLHEPAVLHNLRVRFLESNHIYTYCGIVLVAINPYEQLQIYGEEVINAYSGQNMGDMDPHIFAVAEEAYKQMGRDERNQSIIVSGESGAGKTVSAKYAMRFFATVGGSANDTNVEEKVLASSPIMEAIGNAKTTRNDNSSRFGKYIQIGFSRNFHIIGANMRTYLLEKSRVVFQAEDERNYHIFYQLCASATLPEFKDLGLTSAEAFTYTSLGENIFIEGVNDAEDLKKTREAFTLLGVKENSQSNIFKIMASILHLGNVEICSERDGESCHISKDDPHLQHFCRLLGVELQQMEQWLCRRKLATSSETYVKTMSSKQATNARDALAKHIYARMFDWIVEHINMSLQTSAKQHSFIGVLDIYGFETFEINSFEQFCINYANEKLQQQFNSHVFKLEQEEYMKEQIPWTLIDFYDNQPCIDLIEARLGVLDLLDEECKVPKGTDLNWAQKLYTQHGSRDQFQKPRMSNSSFIIIHFADKVEYQCEGFLEKNRDTVYEEQINILKASQFQLVADLFHEKGDAPSSKSSRVNVRPAKPTPRGPNKEHRKTVGHQFRSSLHLLMETLNATTPHYVRCIKPNDVKEAFSFDSRRAVQQLRACGVLETIRISAAGYPSRWTYPDFFSRYRVLMRKSDVTSSDKKQVCKNLLEILIKDPDMFQFGKTKIFFRAGQVAYLEKLRADKFRAACIKIQKTVRGWLQRVRYQKIQRLAVTLQRYGRGYLARRHAEFLRRTRAALVCQKQFRMVRDRRAFLRVRQAVVTIQAHARGMFTRRIYWEFLLHHKAMIIQRCVRGWLQRKKFRRARNAAIIIQCGFRRTHAKKELKQLKIEARSAQHLKNLNSGMENKIVQLQRKIDDQSKELRTQNEQLKVVNVGLGSEVNKLQKQLEQVRGQRGDSGQLTSLQEELERLRAELQEAHAHRKRLEEEHGSEKLDLQQRVKELETENSLLKSEKEELNQRIRQKEKISAEDGSSREVSLQKELDLERQRYQNQLKEFSRLEQRCENLKEELSLSKFHPGHRRNPSNQSSLESDSNYPSVSTSEVGDTEDAVQLVEELGVEKAAMDISLFMKLQKRVRELEQERKRLQSSVDKMEEVTKRRGSEAKSPTSERETADLAYDNLKRQELESENKKLKNDLNVLRKSISERAAQNNSSNELQDGYNVLLSQLRAANEELDARKEEVIILKTQIVSNAQRQEMNQQQSNNVPGVPEIPEDKDEAVRAYQGLTEAKRQQDSWYVNEDGELSLAYQGLKQVARLLEAQLQSQTRQHSDELEALHTQIELLKLDIEKKQEILNYTSSLSPEAQVEFSVQQEITRLTNDNLDLKELVEKLEKNERKLKKQLRIYMKKVQELEASQAAALSRRSRPELSRQVTVQRKEKDFEGMLEFYKEDEALLVKTLITDMKPGSVSATVPCLPAYILFMCIRHADYVNDDQKVESLLTSAINAIKKVLKKNSEDFETTSFWLANTSRLLHCLKQYSGDEAFMTQNTSKQNEHCLKNFDLAEYRQVLSDLSIQIYQQLIKVSEGTIQPMIVSAMLESESIPSLAGVKPMGYRNRSSSMDTEGGGPSSYTLEALIRQLGQFHSIMRDHGLDPEIVGQVVRQLFHCINAVTLNNLLLRKDVCSWSTGMQLRYNTSQMEEWLRANNLYQSKAAATLESIIQAAQLLQVKKKTSQDAEAICSLCSALTTQQIVKVLNLYTPLNEFEERVTVSFIRTIQNRLQERNDPLQLLVDTKHTFPVLFPYTPSALSLETLHIPASLGLDFLIRV; via the exons TGGACCCTCACATATTCGCTGTGGCTGAAGAGGCGTACAAGCAGATGGGGAG AGACGAGAGGAATCAGTCCATCATCGTCAGCGGAGAATCCGGAGCAGGGAAGACGGTTTCTGCGAAGTACGCCATGCGTTTCTTTGCCACAGTCGGAGGTTCAGCCAACGACACGAACGTGGAGGAGAAGGTGCTCGCATCCAGCCCCATCATGGAG GCCATTGGAAACGCCAAAACCACCCGGAATGACAACAGCAGTCGCTTTGGAAAGTACATCCAGATCGGTTTCAGCCGAAACTTCCACATCATCGGGGCCAACATGCGGACGTACCTGCTGGAGAAGTCTCGTGTGGTGTTCCAG GCGGAGGATGAGAGGAACTATCACATCTTCTATCAGCTCTGCGCCTCGGCCACTTTACCAGAGTTCAAAGACCTCGGCCTCA CCAGCGCAGAAGCCTTCACCTACACGTCGTTAGGGGAGAACATCTTCATCGAGGGAGTGAACGACGCCGAGGACTTGAAGAAGACCAGAGAGGCGTTTACACTGCTGG GTGTGAAGGAGAACAGTCAGAGCAACATCTTCAAAATAATGGCGTCCATCCTTCACCTGGGGAACGTGGAGATCTGCTCCGAGAGGGACGGAGAGTCGTGTCACATCTCG AAGGACGACCCCCACCTGCAGCACTTCTGCAGGCTGCTGGGggtagagctgcagcagatggaGCAGTGGCTCTGTCGCAGGAAGTTGGCCACCTCCTCCGAGACGTACGTGAAGACCATGTCCAGCAAACAGGCGACCAACGCCCGCGACGCGCTCGCCAAGCACATCTACGCTCGCATGTTCGACTGGATCGTGGAGCACATCAACATGTCCCTGCAGACGTCCGCCAAGCAGCACTCGTTCATCGGCGTCCTGGACATTTACGG GTTCGAGACGTTTGAGATCAACAGTTTTGAACAGTTCTGCATCAACTACGCCAACGAGAAACTTCAGCAGCAGTTTAACTCG CATGTGTTTAAGTTGGAGCAGGAGGAGTACATGAAGGAGCAGATTCCCTGGACTCTGATCGACTTTTATGATAATCAGCCGTGTATCGATCTGATCGAGGCTCGACTCGGCGTCCTGGACCTGCTGGACGAGGAGTGTAAG GTTCCGAAGGGAACGGACCTGAACTGGGCCCAGAAGCTCTACACACAGCACGGCAGCAGAGACCAGTTCCAGAAGCCTCGAATGTCCAACTCCTCCTTCATCATCATACACTTTGCTGACAAG GTGGAGTATCAGTGCGAAGGCTTCCTGGAGAAGAACCGCGACACGGTGTACGAGGAGCAGATCAACATCCTGAAGGCCAGtcag TTTCAGCTCGTAGCGGATCTGTTCCACGAGAAGGGCGACGCCCCCTCCTCCAAGAGCTCCAGGGTGAACGTCCGCCCGGCAAAGCCGACGCCCCGAGGGCCCAACAAGGAGCACAGGAAGACCGTGGGACACCAG TTCCGCAGCTCTCTGCATCTCCTCATGGAGACGCTGAACGCCACCACGCCGCACTACGTCCGCTGCATCAAACCCAACGACGTCAAGGAGGCCTTCTC gttcGACTCGAGGCGAGCGGTGCAGCAGCTCCGGGCGTGTGGCGTCCTGGAGACGATCAGGATCAGCGCCGCAGGATATCCGTCCAG GTGGACGTACCCGGACTTCTTCAGCAGGTATCGAGTGTTGATGAGGAAATCTGACGTGACGTCGTCCGACAAGAAGCAGGTTTGTAAGAACCTGCTGGAGATTCTCATCAAG GATCCCGACATGTTCCAGTTCGGAAAGACGAAGATCTTCTTCCGGGCGGGTCAGGTGGCGTACCTGGAGAAGCTCCGCGCGGATAAGTTCCGCGCCGCCTGCATCAAGATCCAGAAGACAGTCCGAGGCTGGCTGCAGAGAGTTCGATACCAGAAGATCCAAAGGTTGGCCGTCACCCTGCAGAGATACGGCCGCGGATACCTGGCCCGCAG ACACGCTGAGTTCCTGCGTCGCACTCGAGCGGCACTCGTCTGTCAGAAACAGTTCCGCatggtgagagacagacgggcCTTTCTGAGAGTGAGACAGGCGGTCGTCACCATCCAGGCGCACGCCAGAGGGATGTTCACCCGCAGGATCTACTGGGAG TTCCTCCTGCACCACAAGGCCATGATCATCCAGCGGTGCGTCCGCGGctggctgcagaggaagaagttCAGACGGGCGCGAAACGCCGCCATCATCATCCAGTGTGGGTtcagacgcacgcacgcgaAGAAGGAACTCAAACAGCTGAAGATCGAGGCTCGGTCAGCCCAGCACCTGAAGAACCTCAACTCTGGGATGGAGAACAAGATCGtccagctgcagaggaagatcGACGACCAG TCCAAAGAGCTCCGGACTCAGAATGAGCAGCTGAAGGTGGTGAACGTCGGTCTGGGCTCCGAGGTCAACAAGCTGCagaagcagctggagcaggtcaggggtcagcgcGGCGACAGTGGTCAGCTGACGtcgctgcaggaggagctggagcgtcTGAGGGCGGAGCTACAGGAGGCGCACGCCCACAGGAagcggctggaggaggagcacgGCAGCGAGAAGCTCGACCTGCAGCAG agggtgaaggagctggagacagAAAACTCTCTGCTGAAGAGCGAGAAGGAAGAACTGAACCAGAGGATCCGCCAGAAGGAGAAGATCTCAGCAG aggacgGCAGCAGTCGAGAGGTGTCTCTGCAGAAGGAGCTGGACTTGGAGCGGCAGCGGTACCAGAACCAGCTCAAAGAGTTCTCCAGACTGGAGCAGAGATGCGAGAACCTGAAGGAGGAGCTGTCCCTGAGCAAG TTTCACCCGGGTCACCGGAGGAACccgtccaatcagagcagcctgGAGTCGGACTCCAACTACCCGTCTGTCTCCACGTCGGAGGTGGGAGACACGGAGGACGCGGTCCAGCTGGTGGAg GAGTTGGGCGTGGAGAAAGCAGCGATGGACATCAGTCTGTTCATGAAGCTGCAGAAACGAGTCCGTGAGctagagcaggagaggaagaggctgcAAAGCAGCGTGGACAAGATGGAGGAGGTCACCAAACGCAGG GGCTCCGAGGCCAAGAGTCCCACCTCCGAGCGGGAAACTGCAGATCTGGCCTACGATAATCTCAAG CGACAGGAGCTGGAGTCGGAGAACAAGAAACTGAAGAACGACCTGAACGTGTTGAGGAAGTCCATCTCCGAGCGCGCGGCTCAGAACAACTCGTCCAACGAGCTGCAGGACGGATACAACGTGCTGCTCAGTCAGCTGAGAGCAGCCAATGAGGAGCTGGACGCTCGCAAGGAGGAAGTGATCATCCTCAAGACTCAGATCGTCAGCAACGCCCAGCGACAGGAGATGAACCAGCAGCAG AGTAACAATGTTCCTGGGGTTCCTGAGATTCCTGAGGACAAAGACGAGGCTGTCAGAGCCTATCAGGGACTGACGGAGGCCAAGAG ACAGCAGGACAGCTGGTATGTGAATGAAGATGGAGAGTTGTCGTTGGCGTATCAGGGCCTCAAACAAGTTGCCAg gctgTTGGAGGCGCAGCTGCAGTCTCAGACCCGTCAGCACTCAGATGAGTTGGAGGCTCTACACACTCAGATCGAGCTTCTGAAGTTGGACATCGAGAAGAAGCAGGAGATCCTGAACTACACCAGCTCCTTGTCTCCTGAGGCTCAGGTGGAGTTCAGTGTCCAGCAGGAGATCACACGCCTCACCAACGACAACCTG GACCtcaaggagctggtggagaaacTGGAGAAGAACGAGAGGAAACTGAAGAAGCAGCTCAGGATCTACATGAAGAAGGTCCAGGAGTTAGAGG CCTCTCAGGCTGCAGCTCTGAGCAGGAGGTCCAGACCTGAGCTGAGTCGTCAGGTCACTGtccagaggaaagagaaggactTTGAGGGAATGTTGGAGTTTTACAAGGAGGACGAAGCTCTGCTGGTCAAGACCCTGATCACTG acatgaagcCCGGCTCAGTGTCGGCGACCGTCCCCTGCCTCCCGGCCTACATCCTGTTCATGTGCATCCGCCACGCCGACTACGTCAACGACGACCAGAAGGTGGAGTCTCTACTCACGTCCGCCATCAACGCCATCAAGAAGGTTCTGAAG AAGAACAGCGAGGACTTTGAGACAACGTCCTTCTGGCTCGCCAACACCAGTCGTCTGCTCCACTGCCTGAAGCAGTACAGCGGTGACGAG GCGTTCATGACCCAGAACACGAGCAAACAAAACGAACACTGTCTGAAGAACTTCGACCTGGCGGAGTATCGACAGGTTCTGAGCGATCTGTCGATCCAGATCTACCAACAGCTCATCAAGGTGTCGGAGGGAACCATCCAGCCTATGATCG TGTCGGCCATGTTGGAGAGCGAGAGCATCCCCAGCCTGGCGGGCGTGAAGCCAATGGGCTATAGGAACCGTTCATCCAGCATGGACACGGAGGGTGGCGGCCCCAGCAGCTACACCCTGGAGGCACTGATCCGTCAACTGGGACAGTTTCACAGCATCATGAGGGACCACGGCCTGGACCCCGAGATCGTGGGTCAGGTGGTCCGACAGCTGTTCCACTGCATCAACGCCGTTACCCTCAACAACCTGCTGCTGCGCAAGGACGTCTGCTCCTGGAGCACCGGCATGCAACTCAG GTACAACACCAGTCAGATGGAGGAGTGGCTCAGGGCAAACAACTTGTACCAGAGTAAAGCTGCAGCGACTCTGGAGTCGATCATTCAGGCggctcagctgctgcaggtgaagaagaagacgtcTCAGGACGCTGAGGCCATCTGCTCGCTGTGCTCCGCCCTCACCACGCAGCAG ATCGTGAAGGTTCTGAATCTCTACACGCCGCTCAACGAGTTTGAGGAAAGAGTCACGGTGTCGTTCATCAGAACCATCCAG AATCGTCTTCAGGAGAGAAACGATCCTCTGCAGTTGCTGGTCGACACCAAACACACTTTCCCTGTCCTCTTCCCCTACACTCCGTCGGCGCTCAGCCTGGAGACGCTGCACATCCCCGCCTCCCTTGGCCTGGACTTCCTCATCAGGGTCTGA